One window from the genome of Bdellovibrio sp. NC01 encodes:
- a CDS encoding outer membrane beta-barrel protein produces MKKFIIALALMLGVSGVANASIMFEPYLGYETGKFSDPDGKGDGVNIGARLAYHTPIMLWLGLDGNLGISGNFKPDSGSVANSDMKRNSLYGVVGIDLPVLLRAWAGYAFMDDQKLDSPHNSTLKNKTYKVGVGFTGLPFISLNVEYIKAKVDKVDGGSLTGADDIQSENVMFSVSLPLNF; encoded by the coding sequence ATGAAGAAGTTTATTATCGCTCTAGCATTGATGCTTGGCGTTTCCGGAGTTGCAAATGCCAGCATTATGTTTGAACCATATTTGGGTTACGAAACTGGTAAGTTCTCTGATCCAGATGGCAAAGGCGATGGCGTAAATATCGGTGCACGTTTAGCTTATCACACGCCAATCATGTTGTGGTTGGGGCTTGATGGTAACTTGGGTATCAGCGGTAACTTCAAACCAGATAGCGGTTCGGTTGCAAATTCAGATATGAAACGCAACTCATTGTATGGTGTTGTTGGTATCGACTTACCAGTTTTGTTAAGAGCTTGGGCTGGTTATGCATTTATGGATGATCAAAAATTGGATTCTCCACACAATTCAACTTTGAAAAATAAAACATACAAAGTGGGTGTTGGTTTCACAGGTTTGCCATTCATCTCTTTGAACGTTGAATACATTAAGGCAAAAGTGGACAAAGTTGATGGCGGTTCATTGACAGGTGCTGATGATATTCAAAGTGAGAACGTGATGTTCTCGGTTTCTTTGCCATTGAAT
- a CDS encoding NUDIX hydrolase, with translation MLNAYKDDKEYYDSLPRKRIGTGALIFYKNQILVVQPTYNPSWLLPGGTVEAEESPLEGLHREMKTQLNLKIEPTRLIAVDYIHNRDVKGEYVQFLFETKELNELQAQGIKLASEELKDYKFVDIEQAIGMLTASAAKRLESALISLQDGQLTTYLEDGNLPSFRAQMALL, from the coding sequence ATGTTGAACGCCTATAAAGATGATAAAGAATATTACGACTCTCTTCCGCGCAAACGTATTGGAACTGGCGCTTTAATATTTTATAAAAACCAAATCCTCGTCGTGCAGCCAACTTACAATCCAAGTTGGCTACTTCCAGGTGGAACCGTCGAAGCGGAAGAGTCTCCCCTTGAAGGCTTGCACCGTGAAATGAAAACACAACTGAATTTAAAAATTGAACCAACACGTTTGATCGCTGTGGATTACATTCACAATCGCGACGTCAAAGGTGAATACGTACAATTCTTATTTGAAACAAAAGAGTTGAATGAACTGCAAGCTCAAGGAATCAAACTCGCTTCTGAAGAACTGAAAGACTATAAATTTGTCGATATCGAACAAGCGATCGGCATGTTGACGGCATCTGCCGCCAAACGTTTAGAGAGTGCTTTGATTTCTTTGCAAGATGGTCAACTGACGACTTATTTAGAAGACGGCAACTTGCCATCTTTCAGAGCCCAAATGGCGCTTTTATAG
- the rpe gene encoding ribulose-phosphate 3-epimerase, translating to MVAPSILSADFANLEKEIKAIATAGADWVHVDVMDGHFVPNITIGIPVVKSLKKISPLPLDVHLMIDEPEKYVEQFVKAGSDYLTIHVESTKDPAAVLKNIRALGAKAGITLRPRTSVQDVLPLLSLCDLVLVMTVEPGFGGQSFMHDQIAKISALRAEISKQNLKCLIEVDGGINAETALLCHEADVFVAGSYVFGNDYKSAIWALKDGKLPSSK from the coding sequence ATGGTCGCTCCTTCAATTTTAAGTGCGGATTTTGCCAATCTTGAAAAAGAAATTAAGGCCATTGCCACAGCAGGTGCTGACTGGGTTCACGTGGATGTGATGGACGGGCACTTCGTTCCGAATATCACAATCGGAATTCCGGTTGTGAAGTCGTTAAAGAAAATTTCTCCGTTACCGCTTGATGTTCACTTGATGATCGATGAACCAGAAAAGTACGTCGAACAATTCGTAAAGGCGGGCAGTGATTATCTGACGATTCACGTGGAATCGACAAAAGATCCTGCGGCTGTTCTAAAAAACATCAGAGCACTTGGTGCAAAGGCGGGGATTACTCTTCGCCCAAGAACGTCTGTGCAAGATGTTCTGCCGTTGTTGTCACTGTGTGATTTGGTTCTTGTGATGACTGTAGAGCCTGGTTTTGGTGGCCAATCTTTCATGCATGATCAGATCGCCAAAATCTCCGCATTGCGTGCGGAAATTTCAAAACAAAATCTGAAATGTTTGATTGAAGTCGATGGCGGTATCAATGCGGAAACTGCGTTGTTGTGTCACGAAGCCGACGTCTTTGTCGCCGGTTCCTACGTATTCGGCAACGACTATAAAAGCGCCATTTGGGCTCTGAAAGATGGCAAGTTGCCGTCTTCTAAATAA